GTTCACGTCAAAAGCTCCTGCGTAGGTACGACACGAAACCCCGCCAGTCTTTCATCCCCACGGGACCACCGCCCGCCACGGACACCCCCGCTACATGGCGGCCAGGATGTCCACCGTGAACACCAGCGTCGCGCCCTTGCCGATCGGGCCCCCGCTCGGCGGGTTGTCCCCGTAGCCCAGCTGCGGCGGCACCACGACGAGCACCCGGCTGCCCACCTTCTTCCCGGTCAGCCCCTGCGCCAGCCCCTTCACCGTCTGCTGCATCTGCGACAGCGAGAACTGGCTCAGCCGGCCCGAACCATAGGTCCGCTGGAACGTCTTGCCGCCGTTCCACACCAGCCCCTGGAACTGGCACAGCACCGTCTGGTCCGCCTTCAGCGCCGGGCCGTCGCCCTCCAGCACATAGGCCGACACCAGCTTGTCCGGCGCGGCGGTGTGCGGCACCACGACCGTGGGCACCGCCCCGTCGGTGTTGGTGCCCACCCTCGGCAGCGCGTGATCGTTCTGCGGCACGGCCCTGCCGCGCGCCGAACTCTTCGAGTTGAACGAATCGATCAGATCGACCACGAAGACCAGCGTGTCGGTACCCTTGATCCCCGCCTGCGGATCACCCGACTTGCCGTAACCCCAGGTCGGCGGCACCGCGATCTGCACCCGGCTACCCGTCCTCCTCCCGGTCAGCCCGTACCGCCAGCCGTCGATCAGACTCCCCTGCGCCAGCTGCATCACCAGCGGGGCATGCCGGTCGTACGAATTGTCGAACACCTTGCCGGTGTCCCAGATCTGCCCCAGATAGTTCGCCTGGATGAAGTCGTTCTCCGCGACCGCGCGACCACGGCCCGGAATCACCGTCCGCACCGCGAGGTTCTTCGACGGATCGCCCGTCCCCTTCGCCACGGTCGGCTTCTCACCGAACCGCTTGCCCGCCGTGATCGGCGGCAGCGGCCCGTCCACGATCTTCGGCGGCGGAGGCGCGCTCGGCGCCGACGGCGACGGCGACACCCCCGCGTCACTGTGACCGGACGAGCCGCCGCACCCGGCGAGCGTGACCAGACCTGCGGGAACGGCGGCGAAAAGAAGTGAACGTCGGCGCACGGAAGAGCCTCGTAATCGGTCGGACTTGCGGATGACGTGCGCGCAACTCTACGACCGAGAAGGGCGCCGCACCCGAAAGGTACGGCGCCCGTGTGGCGTTCCGGCACACACCACCGGACACACCACCTCACCCGATGTCCGCCTACATTCCGGCGATCAGCTTCTCCACCCGGTCGTCCACCGAACGGAACGGGTCCTTGCACAACACCGTGCGCTGCGCCTGGTCATTGAGCTTCAGATGCACCCAGTCCACCGTGAAGTCCCGGCGCTGCTCCTGCGCCCGCCGGATGAAGTCACCGCGCAGCCGCGCCCGAGTCGTCTGCGGCGGAACCGACTTGCCCTCGAAGATCCGCACGTCATTGCAGACCCGCGCCGCCTGCCCCTTCTTCTCCAGCAGGTAGTACAGCCCACGCCGGCGGTGGATGTCGTGGTACGCCAGGTCTATCTGCGCGACCCGCGGATGCGACATCGTCATGTTGTGCTTGGCCCGGTACCGCTCGATGAGCTTGTACTTCATCACCCAGTCGATCTCGGTGGCGATCCGGTCCAGTTCCTCCGTCTCGATCGCCTCCAGCGCTCGGCCCCACAGCTCCAGCACCCGCGCGACCGTCCCGGTACGGATGCCACGGCGGTCGCAGAAGTCCACGGCCTTGTCGAAGTACTCGCGCTGCACCTCCAGCGCCGACGCCTCCCGGCCACTGGCCAGCCGCACCTTGCGCCGCCCGGTGATGTCGTGACTGACCTCCCGGATCGCCCGGATCGGGTTCTCCAGCGTCAGATCCCGCATCACCGTGCCCGCCTCGATCATCCGCAGCACCAGATCGGTGGCGCCGACCTTCAGCAGCATCGTGGTCTCCGACATGTTCGAGTCGCCCACGATGACATGCAGCCTGCGGTAACGCTCCGCGTCCGCGTGCGGCTCGTCCCGCGTGTTGATGATCGGCCGGGAACGGGTCGTCGCCGACGACACACCCTCCCAGATGTGCTCGGCACGCTGACTCACGCAGTAGACGGCACCCCGCGGCGTCTGCAGCACCTTCCCCGCGCCGCACAGCAACTGCCGCGTGACCAGGAACGGGATCAGAATGTCCGCGAGCCGGGAGAACTCCCCGTGCCGCGCCACCAGATAGTTCTCGTGGCAGCCGTAGGAGTTGCCCGCCGAATCGGTGTTGTTCTTGAAGAGGTAGACGTCGCCCGCGATTCCCTCCTCGTGCAGGCGTCGCTCCGCGTCCACCAGGAGTCCCTCGAGAATGCGCTCCCCGGCCTTGTCGTGGGTGACCAGTTCGATCACATTGTCACACTCGGGTGTCGCGTATTCCGGATGTGACCCCACGTCGAGATAGAGCCGGGCGCCGTTTCGCAGAAAGACATTGCTGCTGCGGCCCCATGACACGACACGGCGGAAGAGGTACCGCGCCACCTCGTCAGGCGACAGGCGGCGCTGTCCCCTGAACGTGCACGTGACGCCGTACTCGTTCTCCAGCCCGAAAATGCGGCGGTCCATGAGGGAACATTACGCCCGATCCGTTGAGCTGAAACGGGGTTCGACAGCACGATTTGGATCATTTTCCGATGAAGCCGCAACCACCGCCCCCCGCACCGGAGCTGCCAGCACCCGCCCCGTGCCCAGCAACACCAGCAACGACACCGCCCCCGCGACCCCCGGCACCGCGAAACCCCACACCGTGCCACCCGCCTGGACCACCGGCCCCGTCAGACCCGTCCCCACCGACGCGCCCACCGTGAACGTCGTCACCAGCCACGAGAACGCCTCCGTCACCGTCCCCCGCGGCGCATGCCGGTCCACCAGGATGAACGCACACGCGATACACGGCGCCAGGAACACCCCCGACACCACCGACAGCAACACCATCGCCACCGCACCCGGCACCAGCATCAACGGCACATAACACACCGCCAGAAGCGCCACCAGCACCCGCAGTCGCCGCTCCGGCACCCCCGACCACTGCCGCGCCCCGTACACCGAACCACCCACCAGCGCACCGAGCCCCAGCCCCGCCATCAACCAGCCGTACACCGCGTCCCCGCCATGACCGTCCGCGTACGACACCGCCGCCACCGTGATGGAACCCAGCGCGATCCCCACGAACAGGAACGCGCCCAGCAACGCCAGCAGACCCGGCGAACGCAACGCCCCCAGCCAGTGCGCCTCCCGCGGCGCCGACCGCCACGCCCGCGACGGCGGCGACACCACCACCGACAGCGCCCCCAGCACCCCCAGCACATTCAGCACCAGCAACGCCGCCCGCGCGTCCCACACCGCCGCGCACACCGTCACCAGCAACGGGCCCAGCGTGAACATCACCTCCTGGGCCACCGCGTCCATCGCGTACGCCGTGTGCACCTGCTCCTCCCGGCGCAGCACCGACGGCCAGAGCGCCCGCAGCCCGCCCTCCAGCGGCGGCGCGCACAGCCCGGACACCCCCACCGCCACATACGCCAACGGCAGCGGATCGGTACCCGAGAACGCGAACACCGTCATCGCCACCGCCGCCAGCACCGCCGCCGGCAACTGCACCCGCGGCTGCCCGTACAGATCCACCAGCCGCCCCAGCACCGGCTGCCCCACCGCGTTGGCGACGCCGTAGACGGCCGCCAGAGCGCCCGCCAGGCTGTACGTGCCCCCTGCGGCGCGCACGAACAGCACCAGCGCGATCGCCGCCGTCGCATTGGGCAGTCGCCCCACCAGCGTCCCGGTGAGCAGCCGCAGCGCGTGCCGCGCCCGGAGTATCTCCAGATAACCCGTGGCCATTGTCGCGGCGCCTCCCGTGGCTCGCCCCAGGCGCCTCGACGCCCTCAAGTGTTACGTATAACTTCCCCTCACATACGTACCATGTGCGCAGTTCACGCGTCCAGGTGAAGGAGCAGGCCCCCAGTGGCACGCAGCAGCACGCGCCCGACCAGCCGCGACGTGGCCCAGGCCGCGGGCGTCTCCCAGGCCGCCGTCTCCCTCGTCCTCGGCGACAAATGGCGCGGCCGCGTCTCCGCCGCCACCGCCGAACGCGTCCGCCAGGCCGCCCGCGAACTCGACTACCGGCCCAACCTCGCCGCCCGCAACCTCCGGCTCGGCCGCACCCGCACCGTCCTGCTCGTCGTCCCCGCCCTCACCACCGAGTTCTTCGCCGGCGTCTACACCGGCGCCGCCCGCGTCGCCGCCCAGCACGGCTTCGGCGTCGTCCTCTACCCCTCCCCCGAAGGCATCGGCCCCGCCCGCGACCCCTTCGCCTCCGCCCAGGCAGCCCTCGACGGCGTCCTCGCCTCCTCCATGGCCGCCGACGCCCTCACCGCCATCCGCGGCGACCGCCTCCCCCTCGTCATGCTCGACAGCGACCCCGAAGGCAGCCTCGGCGCCGCCACCGTCAACCTCGACATCGCCGACGGTGTCCGCCAGCTCACCGACCACCTGCTGACCCTCGGCCACCGCCGCATCCTGCACCTCGCCGCCGACGTACCCTCCTGGACCTTCGACGTCCGCGCCCGCGAACTCACCACCCGCCTCGCCGCCACACCGGACACCGAACTGCGCACGGCCCGGGCCCCCATCTCCATCGAAGGCGCACGAGCCGCCACCGAGACCGCCCTCACCACCCCCGGCCCCCGGCCCACCGCGATCGTCTGCGACGACGACAAACTCGCCGCCGGCGCCTACAAGGCCGCCCGCCGCCTCGGCCTGCGCATCCCCGACGACATCTCCGTCACCGGCATCGACGACCTCGCCCTCGCCACCGCCCTCGACCCCGAACTCACCACCGTCCGCCTCGACGCCGAACGCTTCGGCGAACAAGGCATGCACGCCCTCCTGGCCGTCCTGGACGGCCGCCGACCCGACGCCGCCGACATCCCCGTCCACCTCGCCGTACGAGGCTCCACGGCGCCCCCACGGAGCGCCTGAAACAGCCGCGTGCCCCGACCGCAACCACGGCCGGGGCACGCACCCGCGAAACCAGACGAACGACGGACTACTCCGCCTCCGACTCCTCGGCACCCTCCGCACCCGCGGCGGCACCACCCGCCTCCAGCAGACGCACCAGCTGACCGCCCACGATCCGCTTGAACTTCCGCTTCTGCGGACGCGTACGATCCAGCACCGCCACCTCCAGCCGCTCCGCGGGAATCTCCCGCTCACTGCCGTTGGTGTCCCGGGACAGCGCCTGCACCGCCAGCTTCAGCGCCTCCGCCAGGCTCATCCCGTCCCGGTGCCGCTGGTCCAGGAAGCCACTGATCTGCTCCGCGTTACCACCCACCGCGACCGAACCGTGCTCGTCCACGATCGACCCGTCATGCGGCAACCGGTAGATCTGGTCACCCTCGGGGGTCTCCCCCACCTCGGCCACCACCAGCTCCACCTCGTACGGCTTCTCCGCCGCCGACGAGAAGATGGTGCCCAGCGTCTGCGCGTACACGTTCGCCAGACCCCGCGCCGTGACATCGTCCCGGTCATAGGTGTAGCCACGCAGATCGGCGTACCGGACACCACCGATGCGCAGATTCTCGTACTCGTTGTACTTACCGGCCGCGGCGAAGCCGATCCGGTCGTAGATCTCGCTGAACTTGTGCAGCGCACGGGACGGGTTCTCGCCGACGAACACAATGCCGTCGGCATACTGCATGACCACCAGACTGCGGCCACGCGCGATGCCCTTGCGGGCGTACTCCGCCCGGTCCGCCATCGCCTGCTGGGGTGAGACATAGAACGGCGTCGACACCGGTTATCCGTCCCTTTCTGTCAGCGTCACTGTGATCACCTTCGAAAACAACCGGACCCGCGCCTACAGCAGGGCCGCCCTGGGACCGTCCGGCTCCTCCAGGCGCCGCTGGAGCACCGCACGCGACAGCTCCGAGGCCTCGTCCTCACTGAGCCGGCGGAAACCGTCCTCGGTGATCACGGTGATGATCGGGTAGATCCGGCGGGCGACATCGGGACCACCGGTCGCCGAGTCGTCGTCGGCCGCGTCGTAGAGGGCCTGGACCACCAGCGTCGTGGCCTGCTCCTCGGCCAGGTCGTCACGGAACAGCTTCTTCATCGCACCCCGGGCGAAGACCGAGCCCGAACCCGTCGCCGCGAAGTTGTGCTCCTCCGAGCGGCCGCCCGTGACGTCGTAGGAGAAGATGCGGCCCTTCCCCCGGTCCACGTCGTACCCCGCGAAGAGCGGCACCACGGCCAGGCCCTGCATGGCCATGCCCAGGTTGGAACGGATCATGGTCGACAACCGGTTCGCCTTGCCCTCCAGGGACAGCTGGGCGCCCTCGACCTTCTCGAAGTGCTCCAGCTCCAGCTGGAAGAGCTTGACCATCTCCACGGCGAGACCGGCGGTACCGGCGACACCCACCGCGGAGTACTCGTCCGCCGGGAACACCTTCTCGATGTCCCGCTGGGCGATCACATTGCCCATCGTCGCCCGGCGGTCACCGGCGAGCACCACGCCCCCGGGGAACGTCACCGCCACGATGGTGGTGCCGTGCGGGGCCTCGATCACCCCCTGGGTCGGCGGCAACTGCCGGTTGCCCGGCAGCAGCTCCGGCTGGTGCTCGGCGACGAAGTCCATGAAAGAGGAAGATCCTGGCGTCAGGAAGGCAGCTGGTAGACGCCCGGTGCTACGAGTGTTGGCTTCCACGCGTTTCCTTCCACGTATGCAGCAGCCCGCCTTATGACCTCGGGCTGATCCTTGAACTGCCCCAGCGCCGCGTTGCAGCTGAAGCACAGTACGCCACGGACCCTACCCGTCTCATGACTGTGATCCACATGCGCGGGCGGCGCCGCCAGACAGATACAGCAGACACCCCCCTGGGAGGCGACGAGCAGGTCACGCTCGGTTTCGGTGAGGCCGTACCTGCGCTTGAAGTAGGAGGCTCTGTTGCGCCCCGCACGACAGGTACGGCAGTAGCTGGCCCAGCCGTCGGACGAGGACTTGTTGCGCTCCCACTCCGCGTGGGGCTTCACCTCGCCGCACTGCGGGCAGCGCTTGTGCCCTGGCTCGACGGAAACCTTCTCGCGGACGGTCTTTCCCATGGCCTCCCTGCGGCGCCGGTAGTGCGCGGCGCTGTATGCCGCCACGCACTCCCGGCAGTACACCTGGAGGCCGTCCCGCCGGTTCCTGTCCCTCGCGAATGCCGCGAGAGGCAGATCCCGCCCGCACTTCCCGCATTCCTTGGCGTTCGGTTCCTCAGCCACCCGATCCCCCCGTGACCTTCATTTCGAAGGCAAGGCGACCAATTCGCCTCTATTCTCCACCCTTTTGCACGAAGGACCTCACGAAGTCCTCTGCGTTCTCCTCGAGTACGTCGTCGATTTCGTCCAGGACGGAGTCCACGTCGTCGCTCAGCTTCTCCTGGCGTTCCTTGAGTTCTTCCGATGCCTGGGCGTCCTGCGCCTGTTCCTCGACTTCCTCGGTGGAACGTGTGGCCTTCTGCTGGCCGCCGCCGGTGTCCTTGGTTGCCATAACCCTCACCCCGCTCAGTTAGCCTGCCGATCGGTGATGATCAGACCCTACAAGCCGGGTCCGACATCGGCCCCGCAGTTTCTCCAACGTGCGGGGGCCACTTCGATGATTCCCGGGCGGCGGGATTTCCACCCGCCGCCCGGGGCCGCACCGAGTACCCCCCTGGCCCCGCTCATCCGCCCGAGAGGACCCTGACCAGGTCTTCCGCGGTACGGCAGCGGTCCAGTAGCTCCTTGACGTGATTTCGCGTTCCGCGTAGCGGTTCCAGGGTTGGAACGCGCTGGAGGGAGTCGCGGCCGGGGAGGTCGAAGATGACCGAGTCCCAGCTGGCCGCGGCGACGTCGTCCGCGTATTGCTCCAGGCAGCGGCCGCGGAAGTAGGCCCGGGTGTCCTCGGGCGGCTTCGTACGGGCCCTGTCGACCTCGGACTCGTCCAGCAGGCGCTTCATCCGGCCGCGGGCCACCAGGCGGTTGTAGAGGCCCTTCTCGGGGCGTACGTCGGCGTACTGGAGGTCGACCAGGTGCAGCCGGGCGGCGTCCCAGTCGAGGCCGTCGCGGCGGCGGTAGCCCTCCATCAGCTCGCGCTTGGCGACCCAGTCGAGTTCGCCGGCGAGGCTCATGGGGTCGTTCTCCAGCCGGGTGAGGGTGTCCTCCCAGCGGCTGAGGATGTCCTTGGTCTGCTCGTCGGCGTCGGCTCCGTGGCGTTCCTCGACGTATTTGCGGGCCAGCTCGTAGTACTCCATCTGG
This Streptomyces misionensis DNA region includes the following protein-coding sequences:
- a CDS encoding endonuclease VII domain-containing protein, whose protein sequence is MAEEPNAKECGKCGRDLPLAAFARDRNRRDGLQVYCRECVAAYSAAHYRRRREAMGKTVREKVSVEPGHKRCPQCGEVKPHAEWERNKSSSDGWASYCRTCRAGRNRASYFKRRYGLTETERDLLVASQGGVCCICLAAPPAHVDHSHETGRVRGVLCFSCNAALGQFKDQPEVIRRAAAYVEGNAWKPTLVAPGVYQLPS
- the prcA gene encoding proteasome subunit alpha; its protein translation is MSTPFYVSPQQAMADRAEYARKGIARGRSLVVMQYADGIVFVGENPSRALHKFSEIYDRIGFAAAGKYNEYENLRIGGVRYADLRGYTYDRDDVTARGLANVYAQTLGTIFSSAAEKPYEVELVVAEVGETPEGDQIYRLPHDGSIVDEHGSVAVGGNAEQISGFLDQRHRDGMSLAEALKLAVQALSRDTNGSEREIPAERLEVAVLDRTRPQKRKFKRIVGGQLVRLLEAGGAAAGAEGAEESEAE
- the pafA gene encoding Pup--protein ligase, producing the protein MDRRIFGLENEYGVTCTFRGQRRLSPDEVARYLFRRVVSWGRSSNVFLRNGARLYLDVGSHPEYATPECDNVIELVTHDKAGERILEGLLVDAERRLHEEGIAGDVYLFKNNTDSAGNSYGCHENYLVARHGEFSRLADILIPFLVTRQLLCGAGKVLQTPRGAVYCVSQRAEHIWEGVSSATTRSRPIINTRDEPHADAERYRRLHVIVGDSNMSETTMLLKVGATDLVLRMIEAGTVMRDLTLENPIRAIREVSHDITGRRKVRLASGREASALEVQREYFDKAVDFCDRRGIRTGTVARVLELWGRALEAIETEELDRIATEIDWVMKYKLIERYRAKHNMTMSHPRVAQIDLAYHDIHRRRGLYYLLEKKGQAARVCNDVRIFEGKSVPPQTTRARLRGDFIRRAQEQRRDFTVDWVHLKLNDQAQRTVLCKDPFRSVDDRVEKLIAGM
- a CDS encoding LacI family DNA-binding transcriptional regulator — protein: MARSSTRPTSRDVAQAAGVSQAAVSLVLGDKWRGRVSAATAERVRQAARELDYRPNLAARNLRLGRTRTVLLVVPALTTEFFAGVYTGAARVAAQHGFGVVLYPSPEGIGPARDPFASAQAALDGVLASSMAADALTAIRGDRLPLVMLDSDPEGSLGAATVNLDIADGVRQLTDHLLTLGHRRILHLAADVPSWTFDVRARELTTRLAATPDTELRTARAPISIEGARAATETALTTPGPRPTAIVCDDDKLAAGAYKAARRLGLRIPDDISVTGIDDLALATALDPELTTVRLDAERFGEQGMHALLAVLDGRRPDAADIPVHLAVRGSTAPPRSA
- a CDS encoding MFS transporter → MATGYLEILRARHALRLLTGTLVGRLPNATAAIALVLFVRAAGGTYSLAGALAAVYGVANAVGQPVLGRLVDLYGQPRVQLPAAVLAAVAMTVFAFSGTDPLPLAYVAVGVSGLCAPPLEGGLRALWPSVLRREEQVHTAYAMDAVAQEVMFTLGPLLVTVCAAVWDARAALLVLNVLGVLGALSVVVSPPSRAWRSAPREAHWLGALRSPGLLALLGAFLFVGIALGSITVAAVSYADGHGGDAVYGWLMAGLGLGALVGGSVYGARQWSGVPERRLRVLVALLAVCYVPLMLVPGAVAMVLLSVVSGVFLAPCIACAFILVDRHAPRGTVTEAFSWLVTTFTVGASVGTGLTGPVVQAGGTVWGFAVPGVAGAVSLLVLLGTGRVLAAPVRGAVVAASSENDPNRAVEPRFSSTDRA
- a CDS encoding FKBP-type peptidyl-prolyl cis-trans isomerase: MRRRSLLFAAVPAGLVTLAGCGGSSGHSDAGVSPSPSAPSAPPPPKIVDGPLPPITAGKRFGEKPTVAKGTGDPSKNLAVRTVIPGRGRAVAENDFIQANYLGQIWDTGKVFDNSYDRHAPLVMQLAQGSLIDGWRYGLTGRRTGSRVQIAVPPTWGYGKSGDPQAGIKGTDTLVFVVDLIDSFNSKSSARGRAVPQNDHALPRVGTNTDGAVPTVVVPHTAAPDKLVSAYVLEGDGPALKADQTVLCQFQGLVWNGGKTFQRTYGSGRLSQFSLSQMQQTVKGLAQGLTGKKVGSRVLVVVPPQLGYGDNPPSGGPIGKGATLVFTVDILAAM
- the prcB gene encoding proteasome subunit beta gives rise to the protein MEANTRSTGRLPAAFLTPGSSSFMDFVAEHQPELLPGNRQLPPTQGVIEAPHGTTIVAVTFPGGVVLAGDRRATMGNVIAQRDIEKVFPADEYSAVGVAGTAGLAVEMVKLFQLELEHFEKVEGAQLSLEGKANRLSTMIRSNLGMAMQGLAVVPLFAGYDVDRGKGRIFSYDVTGGRSEEHNFAATGSGSVFARGAMKKLFRDDLAEEQATTLVVQALYDAADDDSATGGPDVARRIYPIITVITEDGFRRLSEDEASELSRAVLQRRLEEPDGPRAALL
- a CDS encoding ubiquitin-like protein Pup; the encoded protein is MATKDTGGGQQKATRSTEEVEEQAQDAQASEELKERQEKLSDDVDSVLDEIDDVLEENAEDFVRSFVQKGGE